In a single window of the Jaculus jaculus isolate mJacJac1 chromosome 9, mJacJac1.mat.Y.cur, whole genome shotgun sequence genome:
- the LOC101599231 gene encoding 40S ribosomal protein S8-like: MGISQDNWHKRRKTGGKRKPYHRKRKYELGRPAANTKIGPRRRHTVHVRGGNKKCRALRLDVGNSSWGSECCTRKTRRIDVVCNASNNELVRTKTLVKNCIVLMDSTPYRQWYESHYTLPRGHKKGAKLTPEEEEIFNKKKKYDERKKNAKISPLLEEQFQLGKLLACIASRPGQCGRADGCVLQEKELEFYLRTIKARKGK, encoded by the coding sequence ATGGGCATCTCTCAGGACAACTGGCACAAGCGCCGCAAGACCGGGGGCAAGAGAAAGCCCTACCACAGGAAGCGGAAGTATGAGCTGGGTCGTCCTGCTGCCAACACTAAGATTGGCCCACGTCGCAGACACACAGTCCATGTTCGAGGAGGCAATAAGAAGTGCCGGGCCCTGAGACTGGATGTGGGGAACTCCTCCTGGGGCTCTGAGTGTTGTACTCGCAAAACGAGGAGAATTGATGTGGTCTGCAATGCATCCAATAATGAGCTGGTCCGCACCAAGACCCTGGTGAAGAACTGCATTGTGCTCATGGACAGCACACCGTACCGACAGTGGTACGAGTCCCACTACACACTGCCCCGGGGCCACAAGAAGGGGGCCAAGCTGACTCCTGAGGAGGAagagatttttaacaaaaaaaagaaatacgatgaaaggaaaaagaatgccAAAATCAGCCCTCTTCTGGAGGAGCAGTTTCAGCTGGGCAAGCTTCTGGCCTGCATTGCATCGAGACCTGGCCAGTGTGGCAGAGCAGATGGCTGTGTGCTACAGGAAAAGGAGCTGGAGTTCTATCTGAGGACGATCAAAGCCCGGAAAGGCAAATAA